Proteins found in one Paenibacillus sp. FSL R10-2782 genomic segment:
- a CDS encoding ABC transporter permease yields MIRAVAERLVTSFLVIVGSCILVFSILYLLPGDPVDSILDPSTATPEMIANLRHQLGVDQPFHMQFLNYFGKLLQGDFGKSLLNADPVLPKIWVNLPPTLALTLAGSAISVIIGVLLGVLSAIHRNKPIDIVARIVGLFGISMPTFWSGILLLLIFSIHLGWLPAMGSNGWKTLVLPAFTLGIVGAGFIVRMVRNSMLEVINEQFIVTLRSKGLSEKVIMYRHALRNALIPAITMIGMLMGEMLAGAVVSETVFSRQGIGRLIADAIMAKDLPVVQGVVLFSAIMYVIVNLLVDISYTFIDPRVRRSA; encoded by the coding sequence ATGATCAGGGCTGTTGCAGAACGACTGGTTACCTCTTTCCTGGTGATTGTGGGTTCTTGTATTCTGGTGTTCAGCATTTTGTATCTGCTTCCGGGGGACCCGGTGGATTCTATTCTGGACCCTTCGACGGCCACGCCAGAAATGATCGCCAATTTGCGTCATCAGCTAGGAGTGGATCAGCCTTTTCATATGCAATTTTTAAATTATTTTGGAAAGCTGCTGCAAGGCGATTTTGGAAAATCACTGCTCAATGCTGATCCGGTGCTGCCTAAGATATGGGTTAATCTCCCGCCTACATTGGCGTTGACGCTTGCTGGTTCTGCCATTTCGGTTATCATCGGTGTTTTGCTTGGAGTGCTGTCGGCCATTCATCGGAATAAGCCAATTGATATCGTCGCGCGAATCGTCGGACTGTTCGGCATTTCCATGCCCACATTCTGGTCAGGAATTCTGCTGTTGCTGATTTTCTCCATTCATTTGGGATGGCTGCCTGCAATGGGCTCGAACGGTTGGAAAACACTTGTGCTTCCTGCTTTCACTTTGGGCATTGTCGGTGCAGGGTTCATTGTCAGAATGGTACGCAACAGTATGCTGGAGGTCATAAATGAGCAGTTCATCGTTACGCTCCGTTCCAAAGGCTTATCGGAGAAGGTCATTATGTATCGCCATGCACTGCGTAATGCGTTGATTCCAGCGATAACGATGATCGGGATGCTGATGGGAGAAATGCTGGCCGGAGCAGTTGTGAGCGAGACGGTATTTTCGCGACAAGGTATTGGACGTTTAATTGCGGATGCGATTATGGCTAAGGATTTACCAGTTGTGCAGGGAGTTGTGTTGTTCTCTGCCATCATGTACGTGATCGTAAATCTATTGGTGGATATATCTTATACATTTATTGATCCAAGGGTTAGACGCTCGGCGTAA
- a CDS encoding ABC transporter substrate-binding protein encodes MFAYDKSLENGLQPDANKANQLLDELGWVKGADGFRVKDGKRLTLHYVDGTPNREKRNDIAAIIQQQLKKIGVDVKIEITKDVATVVYTNGNYDFYGNSQVNVDPNALYAFYHTAAPNQRPTLPNLSNPEVDKLLEQGAIEKEDAKREGIYKKVQQLIRDQAVIIPIYVFPYTVGAAKSVQGLKFDLVGYPLFNDVRIQK; translated from the coding sequence ATTTTCGCATATGATAAATCACTGGAAAACGGCTTACAGCCGGATGCTAACAAAGCCAATCAGCTTCTGGATGAGCTGGGCTGGGTCAAAGGTGCGGATGGTTTTCGAGTGAAGGATGGAAAACGTCTGACGCTGCATTATGTAGATGGCACGCCGAATCGTGAAAAGCGCAACGATATTGCAGCCATTATTCAGCAGCAGTTGAAGAAAATCGGTGTTGATGTGAAGATTGAAATTACCAAGGATGTTGCAACGGTTGTATATACGAACGGAAACTATGATTTCTACGGGAATAGTCAGGTCAATGTGGACCCGAACGCGTTATATGCTTTTTACCACACAGCGGCTCCGAATCAGCGGCCTACGCTGCCTAACTTATCTAATCCAGAGGTCGACAAGCTGCTGGAGCAGGGGGCGATTGAAAAGGAGGATGCCAAGCGGGAGGGGATTTACAAAAAGGTACAACAATTGATCCGTGATCAAGCCGTTATCATTCCGATTTATGTATTCCCTTATACCGTTGGAGCTGCCAAGTCCGTACAAGGTCTTAAATTTGATTTAGTGGGTTATCCGCTGTTTAACGATGTGCGCATTCAAAAATAG
- a CDS encoding ABC transporter substrate-binding protein, giving the protein MKRTSRYAKMLALTLSLVLVLSACSDNGGANSTNTGANAAGGGQAAEGGDLTYALATSPDSLDPHRSGLAVASRVYRGIFDNLVVKLPDNTIKPWLATEWSVSEDGKSYTFKLRKDVKFHDGTPFNAEAVKFSYDRIIDPQAVVGNAANLLAPYESSQVLDEYTIKLNLKRPSQAFLSNLTIPAVAIVSPAGIKKYGDQFGKHPVGTGPFKFVKWDENAEIKIERNSDYKWAPETIENKGAPYLDSVTFKIVPEEATRIGSVQSGQALAAETVPPQNILTLKSDPNFQLLQVNTLGLPYTLFINQKKAPWNELKARQALQYGIDVGTIVKTLYLGTPTSRLGHRLLRAFSHMINHWKTAYSRMLTKPISFWMSWAGSKVRMVFE; this is encoded by the coding sequence GTGAAACGAACAAGTCGATATGCAAAAATGTTAGCTCTAACTCTGTCGCTGGTGCTGGTATTGTCGGCATGCTCAGATAATGGTGGAGCCAATTCTACGAATACGGGAGCAAATGCAGCGGGAGGCGGGCAAGCCGCAGAAGGTGGAGACCTGACCTATGCACTGGCTACATCGCCGGATTCACTGGACCCGCATAGGAGTGGCTTGGCGGTAGCATCCCGGGTGTATCGGGGGATATTCGATAACTTGGTGGTAAAGCTGCCGGACAATACGATTAAGCCTTGGCTTGCGACCGAATGGAGCGTTTCCGAGGATGGAAAAAGCTATACGTTCAAGCTGCGCAAGGACGTCAAGTTCCATGACGGAACTCCATTTAATGCGGAAGCAGTTAAATTCAGCTATGACAGAATTATTGATCCGCAAGCTGTAGTTGGCAATGCCGCTAACCTGCTGGCCCCGTATGAATCCTCACAAGTATTAGACGAATACACAATTAAGCTGAATCTGAAACGACCATCTCAGGCATTTTTGAGCAATTTAACGATCCCGGCAGTAGCTATTGTTTCTCCTGCAGGAATCAAGAAATATGGAGATCAATTCGGCAAGCATCCAGTGGGCACAGGCCCGTTCAAGTTTGTAAAATGGGACGAAAATGCAGAAATAAAAATTGAGCGTAACTCGGATTACAAATGGGCACCGGAAACCATTGAGAACAAGGGAGCACCGTATTTAGATAGCGTAACCTTTAAAATCGTGCCGGAGGAAGCGACCCGGATCGGTAGTGTGCAGAGTGGGCAGGCCTTGGCCGCAGAAACAGTTCCTCCACAAAACATTTTAACGCTGAAGAGTGACCCTAATTTTCAATTGTTGCAGGTCAATACCCTAGGCTTACCGTACACGCTGTTCATTAACCAGAAGAAGGCGCCATGGAATGAATTGAAGGCCAGACAGGCGTTGCAATATGGAATTGATGTGGGAACGATTGTCAAAACCCTTTACCTGGGCACACCTACGAGCAGGCTTGGTCATCGCTTACTCCGGGCATTTTCGCATATGATAAATCACTGGAAAACGGCTTACAGCCGGATGCTAACAAAGCCAATCAGCTTCTGGATGAGCTGGGCTGGGTCAAAGGTGCGGATGGTTTTCGAGTGA
- a CDS encoding GNAT family N-acetyltransferase codes for MGYDIQSELKLSIKSVPESQKGIIVQLMQFYLYDFTAYLRIDVTENGTFPAYPDLYQYWTSGEQKLPFLIWRQDVPVGFALVDRMSSNREADYYMAEFFVLRPYRHNGVGTWAVHELFGRFAGRWKVTQMSTNRPAQSFWRKVIGSYTDGDYREQTHPVRGNISQFFNT; via the coding sequence ATGGGGTATGACATCCAGTCGGAGTTGAAGCTGTCCATAAAAAGTGTACCAGAGTCGCAGAAGGGCATTATTGTGCAGCTCATGCAATTTTATTTATATGATTTTACAGCCTATCTTCGAATTGATGTTACTGAAAACGGCACTTTCCCGGCCTACCCGGACTTATATCAATACTGGACAAGCGGTGAACAGAAGTTACCTTTTCTAATCTGGAGGCAGGATGTTCCCGTAGGTTTTGCGTTGGTTGACCGAATGTCCAGCAATCGGGAGGCTGACTACTACATGGCTGAGTTCTTTGTGCTTCGTCCTTATCGGCATAATGGGGTCGGTACTTGGGCGGTTCATGAGCTGTTTGGACGTTTTGCCGGGCGTTGGAAGGTAACGCAGATGAGCACAAACAGGCCAGCGCAGTCCTTTTGGCGTAAGGTGATTGGCAGTTATACAGATGGGGATTACAGGGAGCAGACTCATCCGGTACGAGGGAATATAAGTCAGTTTTTCAATACCTGA
- the xerS gene encoding tyrosine recombinase XerS, which translates to MNIQKIIDRRKLDEKMPGLPWYVQQFMDYKLPDLSPSTLLEYVRDYEAFFAWLRSEGLSVGETNAQVTLEELETLHMDSITGYRLFLSTKREASNSRITISRKLSSLRSLFHYLSQIAEDENFYPLLKRNIMAKVEIKRIHKPKDTAAKLKGKILEEEELLEFIGYIYEGYGQDLAGNKQALYSYELNKERDACIASLILNSGLRVSEIVNLNLDDLDVNNKLLYVYRKGNNDETFKTPVYFREQSKDDLALYLSLRHTRYRAPKKEKALFVARPNGSTEGKRMTKRAIQAMIIKYAKRFGKPYLTVHKLRHSFATDYYLQNDIYKTKEQLGHASTETTEVYAHLTDKTMSQAIERRVDTQADSAD; encoded by the coding sequence ATGAATATACAAAAGATCATCGACCGGCGCAAACTGGATGAAAAAATGCCAGGATTGCCATGGTACGTGCAGCAATTTATGGATTACAAGCTACCTGACCTGTCCCCTTCCACATTGCTGGAATATGTGCGGGATTATGAAGCTTTTTTTGCATGGCTTCGCTCGGAAGGCTTATCTGTAGGAGAGACGAACGCCCAAGTTACACTGGAAGAATTGGAGACGCTCCATATGGATAGTATTACAGGCTATCGTTTGTTTCTATCGACTAAGCGTGAAGCCTCCAATTCCCGTATTACGATTTCACGCAAGCTTTCGTCCCTGCGTTCCCTCTTTCATTATTTGAGCCAGATCGCTGAGGATGAAAACTTTTATCCTTTACTCAAGCGCAACATTATGGCCAAGGTCGAAATCAAGCGCATACATAAACCCAAGGACACGGCGGCCAAGCTCAAAGGAAAAATACTGGAGGAGGAAGAGCTGCTTGAATTTATCGGCTACATTTATGAAGGCTATGGACAAGATTTGGCCGGTAACAAGCAGGCACTGTACTCCTATGAGCTGAACAAGGAACGTGACGCCTGTATCGCCAGTCTGATTCTAAATTCGGGCCTGCGCGTATCTGAAATCGTCAATCTGAATCTGGACGATCTGGATGTAAACAATAAATTACTATATGTGTATCGTAAAGGCAACAACGACGAGACCTTTAAAACGCCAGTATATTTCCGCGAGCAGTCCAAAGATGATCTGGCACTCTATTTGTCTCTGCGGCATACTCGTTATCGCGCACCCAAAAAGGAAAAAGCGCTCTTCGTCGCACGTCCCAACGGTAGTACAGAAGGCAAACGAATGACCAAAAGAGCGATTCAGGCGATGATTATCAAGTATGCCAAACGGTTCGGCAAGCCTTACCTGACCGTTCACAAGCTCCGTCATTCCTTTGCCACCGACTACTATTTGCAAAACGATATCTACAAAACGAAGGAACAGCTCGGTCACGCCTCCACAGAAACGACAGAAGTTTATGCCCATCTGACCGACAAGACCATGTCCCAAGCGATTGAACGGCGGGTGGATACTCAAGCCGACTCAGCCGATTAA
- the mobB gene encoding molybdopterin-guanine dinucleotide biosynthesis protein B, protein MNTINPYVCQVVGFKNTGKTTFLGGLIVYLRESGLRIAVIKHDGHEFEMDHKGTDTYKHRQAGAEGVAIVSGGRTAILEEHSRPVTGLIRHFQAYDCVLLEGFKQEHYPKLVMVREQSDAQLTTELTNVQGVAVWEDHTGWAQSHFSDQTMQIFPADANGPAGRWLLGQIQKQREGVRNEQD, encoded by the coding sequence GTGAATACGATAAATCCGTATGTATGTCAGGTCGTCGGCTTCAAAAATACGGGCAAAACAACCTTCCTCGGAGGATTGATTGTTTATTTGCGAGAGTCTGGGCTACGCATTGCTGTGATCAAGCATGATGGACATGAGTTTGAGATGGATCATAAGGGAACAGATACGTACAAGCATCGACAAGCGGGAGCCGAAGGCGTAGCCATTGTTTCAGGTGGAAGAACAGCTATTTTAGAGGAGCATAGCCGGCCTGTCACCGGACTGATCCGGCATTTTCAGGCATACGACTGTGTGCTGTTGGAAGGCTTCAAGCAGGAGCATTATCCGAAGCTAGTCATGGTACGGGAACAATCGGATGCCCAGCTTACCACAGAGCTGACCAATGTACAGGGAGTAGCGGTTTGGGAGGATCATACGGGCTGGGCACAGAGCCATTTTTCGGATCAAACGATGCAGATATTTCCTGCCGATGCCAACGGACCGGCAGGCCGCTGGTTACTTGGACAGATTCAGAAGCAAAGAGAAGGAGTTCGGAATGAGCAGGACTGA
- the glp gene encoding gephyrin-like molybdotransferase Glp: MNQAQFNSDKFQRKAVQVEEAQSRIAAHVKQGEREDVGLEQAHGRYLAMDLTAPHPYPRFRRSGMDGYAILGSDTEVCSFGQEIWLRVIDEIPCGTVSDKRVETGLAARIMTGAQLPEGADTVVMLEATQLRDEDGQVYVGLKKRMEIGKNVTAIGHEIHEGQLLLSKGTCLGAGHISVLATFGVHRVPVYRKPRVAVFSTGSELLGVDEPLQPGKIRNSNTYMLASQIREAGGDPFILQAIHDDLALARASVHEAIAAYDIVVTSGGVSVGDFDIMGDLVRQEGVDMLFNKVTMRPGSVTTAALIDGKLLIALSGNPGACFVGCELFVRPTIQMMLSSEQPYLQTWTARLGADYTKVNNFTRFVRSSLEIKGGQVYAIPARVDESSVMVSIKDSDCLIVVPPTTEGLRAGEEVRVLVLQGGQVS, encoded by the coding sequence ATGAATCAGGCACAATTCAATTCGGACAAGTTTCAGCGCAAAGCGGTTCAGGTGGAAGAAGCGCAAAGCAGAATAGCTGCTCATGTTAAACAGGGAGAGCGGGAGGATGTAGGGCTGGAGCAGGCGCATGGACGTTATTTGGCGATGGATTTAACCGCACCACACCCGTATCCCCGCTTCCGTCGCTCCGGAATGGATGGATACGCCATCCTTGGTTCGGACACTGAAGTCTGTTCGTTCGGTCAGGAGATCTGGCTACGCGTGATTGACGAAATTCCATGCGGCACCGTATCGGACAAGCGGGTAGAGACGGGATTGGCAGCTCGTATTATGACAGGAGCGCAATTGCCTGAAGGGGCCGACACGGTTGTTATGCTGGAAGCAACACAGCTACGTGATGAAGATGGACAGGTATATGTCGGCTTGAAGAAGCGCATGGAAATCGGCAAAAATGTGACGGCAATCGGCCATGAGATCCATGAAGGTCAGCTTTTACTTAGTAAAGGAACCTGTCTGGGTGCAGGACACATCTCTGTGCTGGCTACCTTTGGTGTACATCGGGTACCTGTCTACAGGAAGCCACGAGTAGCTGTTTTTTCCACAGGTTCGGAATTGCTTGGCGTGGATGAGCCGTTGCAGCCGGGGAAAATTCGGAACAGCAATACATATATGCTGGCTTCACAAATCAGGGAGGCGGGAGGCGATCCGTTCATCCTGCAAGCCATTCATGATGACTTGGCTCTCGCCCGGGCTTCCGTACATGAAGCGATAGCTGCCTACGATATCGTCGTCACGAGTGGCGGAGTATCGGTGGGGGATTTTGATATTATGGGCGACCTGGTACGACAGGAGGGTGTGGATATGCTGTTCAACAAGGTCACCATGCGTCCAGGCAGTGTGACCACAGCCGCATTGATTGACGGCAAGCTACTAATAGCGCTTTCTGGCAATCCAGGTGCGTGCTTTGTAGGCTGTGAGTTGTTTGTGCGACCCACCATCCAAATGATGCTGTCTTCAGAGCAGCCGTATTTACAAACCTGGACGGCGCGGTTGGGAGCAGATTATACGAAGGTGAACAATTTTACCCGCTTTGTACGTAGCTCCTTGGAGATAAAGGGCGGGCAAGTATACGCGATTCCTGCGCGAGTGGATGAATCCAGTGTCATGGTGTCGATCAAGGACAGCGACTGTCTGATCGTGGTTCCTCCAACAACAGAGGGCTTGCGTGCAGGGGAAGAGGTGCGAGTGCTGGTGCTTCAAGGCGGTCAGGTGTCGTGA
- a CDS encoding DUF4247 domain-containing protein produces MGKRTCQYALKVIVALSLFVSVLSGCGAPNVKDTYPLESVSGSGNSTSYVYRAAGKTVPEVAEELKEQREPEQISPQSNERMFLVYSDEWYHLQQDPAKKEDTLIEIDSKKYVEQNYSSSFLKGYLTATVLDALFDSLRGSGSYRGYSSRDVYRPSQGQYRAPTVQEKKAIPPITVERKGSVTRRGKGSDSSVGSSGSLFDRGSSSSSPSRGSISRDRGSSGGSSIFDSPRKSYSKPKTRSGSGKISRRSRR; encoded by the coding sequence ATGGGCAAACGCACCTGCCAGTATGCATTAAAGGTCATTGTGGCGCTGAGCTTGTTCGTATCCGTGCTAAGCGGCTGCGGTGCGCCAAATGTGAAAGATACGTACCCGCTGGAATCGGTCAGTGGTAGCGGCAACTCGACCTCGTACGTGTACCGGGCCGCAGGCAAAACGGTTCCAGAAGTAGCGGAGGAACTGAAAGAACAGCGTGAGCCGGAACAAATCTCGCCTCAGAGCAATGAGCGGATGTTTCTGGTATACAGCGATGAATGGTATCATTTGCAGCAAGATCCAGCCAAGAAGGAAGACACATTAATTGAAATCGACAGCAAAAAGTATGTGGAGCAAAATTACAGTTCCAGCTTTCTAAAAGGATACTTAACGGCAACCGTACTGGATGCTCTGTTTGATTCGTTGCGCGGATCAGGCTCTTACCGGGGATATTCAAGCAGAGATGTATATCGGCCTTCTCAAGGCCAGTACCGTGCACCTACGGTGCAGGAGAAGAAAGCCATCCCACCAATTACGGTGGAGCGGAAGGGTTCCGTTACCCGTAGGGGTAAGGGGTCTGATTCCAGTGTTGGTTCCAGCGGAAGTCTGTTCGACAGAGGCTCCAGCAGCAGTTCACCGAGCAGGGGCTCGATTTCACGTGACCGGGGCAGCAGCGGCGGTTCCAGCATTTTTGATTCGCCGCGTAAATCTTATAGTAAGCCTAAAACACGCAGCGGTTCAGGTAAAATCAGCCGACGAAGTCGACGATGA
- a CDS encoding DUF4178 domain-containing protein, protein MGVWKRISNLFAKPEPPKAEKSMLHLNPGDICEVSLVTYEVVGRVHNRARNAVVLTLQDGNQVSYLHIEERETLQFGLYQAIDGRLDNPEEVPTILELDDTTYHLEEQYFGHVTVMGRAPFRQGGEQHVWQYQSDDYHLLRVEWQDGRFMLYEGEEVITGDVKVIRAS, encoded by the coding sequence ATGGGTGTATGGAAACGAATTTCGAATCTGTTTGCCAAGCCGGAGCCGCCAAAAGCTGAAAAGAGTATGCTTCATTTAAACCCCGGCGATATCTGTGAAGTGTCGCTTGTCACATATGAAGTGGTAGGCCGAGTACATAACCGCGCTCGGAATGCCGTTGTTCTAACGCTTCAGGATGGTAATCAAGTCAGCTACCTTCACATTGAGGAACGGGAAACGTTGCAATTTGGACTGTATCAGGCGATTGACGGCAGGCTGGACAATCCGGAGGAAGTGCCAACGATTCTGGAACTGGATGACACAACATATCATTTGGAAGAGCAGTATTTTGGGCATGTTACGGTTATGGGCCGTGCTCCTTTTCGACAGGGTGGAGAGCAGCATGTTTGGCAGTATCAGTCGGATGATTACCATCTGCTGCGTGTAGAGTGGCAGGACGGCCGCTTTATGCTATATGAAGGAGAAGAAGTAATTACCGGAGACGTCAAGGTTATTCGGGCAAGCTAG
- a CDS encoding DUF350 domain-containing protein has translation MHFLETMKAMLVWTGAGAVLLFVLMYIDSLFTKYKDFAEVKAGNMAVTVRLIMKLFAQGYILSSSIATANNLLEALVYSVIAFVILFVLEVVVRLLLRYWAQLDLDKGTQEGKIGFGLFSGTLHLVGALIIAACF, from the coding sequence ATGCATTTTTTGGAAACGATGAAAGCGATGCTTGTATGGACTGGCGCGGGTGCCGTTTTGTTGTTCGTATTGATGTACATTGATTCTTTATTTACGAAGTATAAGGATTTTGCAGAAGTGAAAGCGGGTAATATGGCTGTAACGGTCCGGTTAATTATGAAGCTGTTTGCACAGGGGTATATTTTGTCAAGCTCCATTGCTACAGCTAACAATTTGCTGGAGGCGCTTGTGTATTCGGTGATCGCCTTTGTCATTCTTTTTGTTTTGGAAGTTGTCGTACGTCTGTTGCTTCGGTACTGGGCACAGCTTGATCTGGATAAAGGCACGCAGGAAGGCAAAATTGGCTTTGGTCTGTTTTCAGGTACGCTGCATCTGGTCGGCGCTTTGATCATTGCGGCATGTTTCTAG
- a CDS encoding PspA/IM30 family protein, protein MSIFKRLRDLTMSNINSIIDKAEDPVKMTDQYIRDMQEDLEDAEKAVAAQIAIEKRFKQQYEEQAALVKKREEQAHTAAKAQNVDLARRALEEKKSAEQKMTEFKAGYEQNKAAADNLRGKLDEMRRQLTEMKNKRETLVARYNAAKAQTEINKAMNGFSSDTATAGLKRMEEKMLQAEARAEASNEMSSKERSLDEEFKELDKKSAVDEELAALLKQYDNK, encoded by the coding sequence ATGTCTATTTTCAAACGTTTAAGAGATCTTACGATGTCCAATATCAACTCCATTATTGACAAGGCCGAAGATCCAGTTAAAATGACGGATCAATACATTCGTGATATGCAAGAAGACCTGGAGGATGCAGAGAAGGCAGTAGCCGCTCAGATTGCTATTGAGAAGAGATTCAAACAGCAATACGAAGAGCAGGCTGCTTTGGTGAAAAAACGTGAGGAGCAGGCCCATACGGCAGCAAAAGCACAAAACGTGGATCTGGCTCGCCGTGCGTTGGAAGAAAAGAAATCTGCTGAGCAAAAAATGACCGAGTTCAAGGCAGGCTACGAGCAGAACAAAGCCGCAGCCGATAACCTGCGCGGTAAGCTGGATGAAATGCGCAGACAGCTGACAGAAATGAAGAACAAGCGTGAAACACTGGTTGCCCGTTATAATGCAGCTAAAGCGCAAACGGAAATTAACAAAGCGATGAACGGTTTTAGCTCTGATACGGCAACTGCCGGGCTGAAGCGTATGGAAGAAAAAATGCTGCAAGCGGAAGCGCGTGCTGAAGCAAGCAACGAAATGTCCTCTAAGGAAAGATCGTTGGATGAGGAATTCAAGGAGCTTGATAAGAAAAGCGCTGTGGACGAAGAGCTTGCCGCTTTGTTGAAGCAATACGACAATAAATAA
- a CDS encoding NADH:flavin oxidoreductase/NADH oxidase, whose translation MTDLFTPYQLKGLSLKNRIVMPPMCQYSVEAKDGKPNDWHHVHYVSRAVGGTGLIIVEMTGVHPDGRITDHDLGIWSDEHIPAYRKIVEEVHKYGAKIGIQLGHAGRKAEDADLPVAPSSIAFSERFKEPHALTTAEARELVQAYKEGARRAVEAGFDTVEIHGAHGYLIHQFHSPLTNTREDEYGQDLSLFGVEVIQAVKEVLPPDMPVMMRISAKEYVENGYNVEYIAGIGERYRDAGVDIFHISSGGEGPIGSNGGPSARAGYQVDLARDIREKLNVPVIAVGLLDDYEDARRVIQQKEADLVAIGRAMLRDPYWALHASRELKVQADIPEPYLRGF comes from the coding sequence GTGACCGACTTGTTTACTCCTTATCAATTAAAGGGACTTTCTTTAAAAAATCGGATTGTAATGCCCCCGATGTGCCAATATAGTGTGGAGGCCAAAGATGGAAAGCCAAATGATTGGCATCATGTCCATTACGTTAGTCGGGCAGTAGGTGGTACCGGACTGATTATTGTGGAAATGACGGGGGTCCACCCGGATGGACGCATTACAGATCATGATCTGGGCATTTGGAGTGACGAGCATATTCCTGCATACCGTAAAATAGTGGAGGAAGTCCACAAATACGGTGCCAAAATCGGAATTCAATTAGGTCATGCCGGACGCAAGGCTGAAGATGCTGACTTGCCTGTTGCACCGTCTTCGATTGCTTTTAGCGAACGTTTCAAGGAGCCGCATGCTTTGACGACAGCCGAAGCCAGGGAGCTGGTACAGGCGTATAAGGAAGGCGCGCGCCGCGCGGTGGAAGCTGGTTTTGATACAGTAGAAATCCATGGCGCTCACGGTTATTTGATCCATCAATTTCATTCCCCTTTAACGAACACTAGAGAAGATGAATATGGACAGGATCTATCGCTGTTCGGTGTTGAAGTGATTCAGGCTGTTAAAGAGGTGCTTCCGCCTGATATGCCTGTGATGATGCGGATATCCGCCAAAGAGTATGTTGAAAACGGATATAATGTGGAATACATAGCGGGCATAGGGGAACGATATCGTGATGCAGGTGTGGATATTTTTCACATCTCCTCTGGTGGCGAGGGGCCAATTGGTTCTAATGGCGGTCCATCTGCGCGTGCGGGTTATCAGGTGGATTTGGCACGTGATATACGTGAAAAGCTGAATGTGCCTGTAATTGCTGTTGGTCTGCTGGACGATTATGAGGATGCCCGGCGGGTGATTCAGCAAAAAGAAGCCGATCTGGTAGCGATAGGACGCGCCATGCTGCGCGATCCGTATTGGGCGCTGCATGCATCGCGGGAGCTAAAAGTACAAGCGGATATCCCGGAGCCTTACCTGCGTGGTTTTTAG
- a CDS encoding polysaccharide deacetylase family protein has translation MPYRGLLPIMALLLAFSSFPVHADAPPDIGTPHPKEAAVVSSAHKSRERATPTLAMLRKKHADIFKMCGPHTQQIALTFDDVPDSRYTPQVLDILQANGIKATFFIVGHRAEKHPGMIRRIVREGHALGNHSYTHPDFRKASPERFRNQIKKTEHILEATVGFRPKLIRPPYGEITEPQIQWARRHGYMIVNWNVDSLDWKGLSKTQIQRNVIPATGPGSIILMHAGGGQSSNLKGTVQSLPGLIQSLKAKGYKFVTVPRLLHTSERK, from the coding sequence ATGCCGTACAGGGGATTATTGCCAATCATGGCACTGTTACTAGCATTTTCGAGTTTTCCCGTTCACGCGGATGCGCCTCCCGATATCGGAACGCCCCATCCCAAGGAAGCGGCTGTTGTTTCTTCAGCACATAAGAGCAGAGAACGAGCCACTCCCACATTAGCCATGCTTCGAAAAAAACATGCGGATATTTTCAAAATGTGCGGTCCGCATACTCAGCAAATTGCCCTGACTTTTGATGACGTGCCCGATTCCCGGTATACGCCGCAGGTTCTGGACATTTTGCAAGCGAATGGGATTAAAGCAACCTTCTTTATCGTCGGTCACCGTGCGGAAAAACACCCTGGCATGATTCGCCGTATCGTACGTGAAGGCCATGCCTTAGGCAACCATTCCTATACTCATCCGGATTTTAGGAAAGCTTCACCGGAACGCTTTCGCAACCAGATTAAGAAAACAGAACATATTTTGGAGGCCACCGTTGGCTTTCGCCCCAAGCTGATCCGCCCACCCTATGGTGAAATTACGGAGCCTCAGATCCAGTGGGCGCGTCGTCACGGCTACATGATTGTGAATTGGAACGTAGACTCCCTCGATTGGAAGGGACTCAGTAAAACACAAATTCAGCGTAATGTGATCCCGGCTACCGGACCAGGCTCCATCATTTTAATGCATGCAGGTGGAGGTCAAAGTTCCAATCTGAAAGGCACTGTTCAATCCCTGCCGGGTCTCATTCAGTCGCTGAAAGCCAAGGGCTACAAATTTGTCACGGTTCCACGGCTACTTCATACCTCGGAGCGGAAATAA